A window of Platichthys flesus chromosome 23, fPlaFle2.1, whole genome shotgun sequence contains these coding sequences:
- the mybpc1 gene encoding myosin-binding protein C, slow-type isoform X7: MPEPTKKDEMTNGQPEEDVHSVKKLSVDLPNDSVHVSAKGRKDSVWSLGEGQNPDELDKPINTPPLSILLIEKPQGGTIPVGADISFVAKVECKDLLRKPTIKWFKGKWMDLASKTGKHLQLKETFDRLTKIHTFEMHIIKAKENYAGNYRCEVTYKDKFDSCSFDLEIKEAEQGSQNIDIRSAFKRSSEGQEDAGELDFSGLLKHREPRQDDTPEVDVWDILKNARPDEYEKIAFMYGITDLRGLLKRMKKIPKEEKKSEAFAKKLEPAYQADKGGKIRLVVDLADPTVDLKWYKNGQEIRPSPKYIFEHKGTQRIMVINNCSMNDDAAYSVAAGDEKCSTELFVKELPVKIVKGIEKVNTTVNERIELECEVSEEGAQVKWMKNGVEVPTGVRSRYRVKSEGTKHFLVIDDASREDTGTYSIMATGGTSEARVQVDLKPLKIFKDLQDITVKLGQPFNMHCEIFPGNVPGRWYRNGQLIQPNDRINIIHKHKVHQLEVATCSLHDAGDYTFVPEGYSQSLSAKIHIIDPPRVHLDSLNLPEQTMTIVAGNKLRLEVPITGEPAPRVVWMKGERVILESGNRVRAETYGDQTSLTIDVTEREDTGNYKIVLQNEAGEATASIKIKVVDIPDPPEAPLVPVVGGDWCSMTWEPPKYDGASPILGYFIERKKKQSSRWMRLNFDLIKELLFEPKKMIEGVPYEVRIFAVNAIGVSKPSEPSKAFTPLAVTSEPTMLVVDDVTDTSVTVKWRPPETIGAAGLDGYLVEYCIEGTDDWVTSNTELTEKTKHTITGLTPGTKILIRVKAINAAGASTPRTLQHSVMVKEVIEPPKIRVPRHLKQTYTRRVGEAVNLVVPFMGKPRPKVLWLKDGKPIEPSHVNIRNTECDSIIFIRKAERSHSGKYEMAVQVDNHVDTAIIDIQIIDLPGPPQSITIEDVWGGNVALVWTPPKDNGNAPIIGYTIQKADKKTMEWFTCIEHYHRSCITITELVVGNEYFFRIYSENMCGLSETATQTKKSALIMKEGLQVKTPEYNDHDFKEAPKFTQPLIHTSAVAGYNATLNCSVRANPRPKVVWMKNKIMIVDDPRYRMFSNQGVCTLEIRKPSPYDGGLYTCKAVNDLGEAQVECKLEVKGGFTFYELMQRGVPLNLIDKYLSEVKVVEQEK; this comes from the exons ATGCCAGAGCCCACAAAGAAAG ATGAGATGACCAACGGCCAGCCAGAAG AAGATGTCCATTCAGTCAAGAAACTCTCAGTTGATCTGCCTA ATGATAGCGTCCATGTGTCAGCCAAGGGGAGAAAAGACTCAG TGTGGTCTCTGGGAGAAGGCCAGAACCCGGATGAGCTGGACAAACCCATTAACACCCCGCCGCTCTCCATCCTGCTGATAGAGAAACCTCAAGGTGGCACCATCCCAGTGG GAGCCGACATCAGCTTCGTGGCCAAGGTGGAGTGCAAAGATCTCCTCCGCAAACCCACCATCAAGTGGTTCAAAGGGAAGTGGATGGATCTGGCCAGCAAAACAGGGAAGCACCTGCAGCTGAAAGAGACCTTCGACCGACTCACCAAG ATCCACACATTTGAGATGCACATCATCAAGGCCAAAGAGAACTATGCCGGGAATTACAGGTGCGAGGTCACCTACAAGGACAAGTTTGACAGCTGTTCCTTTGACCTGGAAATTAAAG AAGCTGAGCAGGGCTCACAGAATATTGATATCCGATCAGCTTTCAAAAGAAG CAGTGAAGGACAAGAGGATGCAGGCGAGCTTGACTTTAGTGGTCTCCTTAAACATAG GGAGCCGAGACAGGACGACACCCCAGAGGTGGACGTGTGGGATATCCTGAAGAACGCCCGGCCCGACGAGTACGAGAAGATCGCCTTCATGTACGGCATCACAGATCTGAGGGGTCTgctgaagaggatgaagaagatcccgaaagaggagaagaagagcgaAG cTTTTGCAAAAAAGCTGGAGCCGGCATACCAGGCGGACAAAGGTGGGAAGATCCGCCTGGTGGTCGACCTCGCCGACCCCACTGTTGATCTGAAGTGGTACAAGAACGGACAGGAGATCAGGCCCTCTCCCAA GTATATTTTTGAGCATAAGGGAACACAGAGGATTATGGTCATCAACAACTGCAGCATGAACGACGACGCAGCCTAttctgtggctgcaggagacGAGAAGTGCTCCACCGAGCTGTTTGTCAAAG AGTTGCCAGTTAAGATAGTTAAAGGTATTGAGAAGGTGAATACGACAGTGAATGAGAGGATCGAGCTGGAGTGTGAGGTGTCAGAGGAAGGTGCTCAGGTCAAATG GATGAAGAACGGTGTTGAGGTTCCCACAGGAGTGCGTTCCAGATACCGAGTCAAGTCCGAGGGAACCAAACACTTCTTGGTGATCGACGACGCCTCCAGAGAGGACACTGGGACATACTCCATTATGGCCACTGGGGGCACATCTGAGGCTCGTGTACAAGTCGACT TGAAACCACTGAAGATCTTCAAGGACCTGCAGGATATCACAGTGAAGCTGGGTCAACCATTCAACATGCACTGTGAGATCTTCCCTGGCAACGTCCCAGGCCGCTGGTACAGGAATGGACAGCTGATCCAGCCCAATGACCGCATCAACATCATCCACAAACATAA GGTCCACCAACTTGAAGTTGCGACTTGCTCTCTCCATGATGCAGGAGATTACACTTTTGTACCTGAGGGATATTCACAGAGCCTCTCTGCCAAAATTCACATCATTG ACCCTCCCAGAGTGCACTTGGACAGCCTGAACTTACCGGAACAAACCATGACGATTGTGGCAGGGAACAAACTTCGCTTGGAGGTCCCCATCACTGGAGAACCAGCGCCCAGAGTGGTGTGGATGAAGGGAGAGCGG GTCATTCTGGAGTCAGGCAACCGTGTCCGAGCTGAAACGTACGGCGATCAGACCAGCCTTACAATCGAcgtcacagagagggaggacacaGGGAACTACAAGATCGTCCTGCAGAATGAGGCCGGCGAGGCCACGGCCAGCATCAAGATCAAGGTTGTAG ACATTCCTGACCCTCCGGAGGCTCCCTTGGTTCCAGTGGTTGGGGGGGATTGGTGCTCTATGACATGGGAACCACCGAAATATGACGGGGCTTCGCCAATATTAG GCTACTTCAtcgagaggaagaagaaacagagcTCCAGATGGATGAGACTGAACTTCGACCTGATCAAAGAACTATTATTCGAACCCAAGAAGATGATTGAAGGCGTGCCGTATGAAGTGCGGATCTTTGCGGTCAATGCCATCGGCGTGTCCAAGCCCAGCGAACCATCCAAAGCCTTCACTCCCCTCG CTGTGACCAGTGAGCCCACCATGCTGGTTGTGGACGATGTGACGGACACCTCAGTAACTGTAAAGTGGCGTCCTCCTGAGACCATCGGAGCTGCCGGTCTGGATGGATACTTGGTGGAGTACTGCATAGAAGGAA CTGATGATTGGGTGACATCCAACACTGAGCTGACAGAGAAAACGAAGCATACCATCACTGGACTCACTCCAGGCACCAAAATCTTAATTCGAGTCAAAGCCATCAATGCTGCAGGTGCGAGCACTCCCCGGACCCTCCAGCACTCCGTCATGGTCAAAGAGGTCATTG aaCCGCCCAAGATCCGGGTCCCCCGCCACTTGAAGCAAACGTACACTCGTAGAGTCGGGGAAGCGGTCAACCTCGTGGTGCCATTTATG GGCAAACCCAGGCCAAAGGTCCTGTGGTTGAAGGACGGGAAGCCCATAGAGCCTTCCCACGTCAACATCCGCAACACAGAGTGCGACAGCATCATCTTCATCCGTAAGGCAGAGCGCAGCCACTCTGGGAAGTACGAGATGGCAGTGCAGGTTGATAACCACGTGGACACAGCCATTATTGACATACAAATCATAG ACCTTCCTGGACCTCCTCAGTCCATCACAATTGAAGATGTATGGGGAGGGAATGTGGCTCTGGTGTGGACTCCCCCAAAAGACAATGGCAATGCCCCAATCATTGGCTACACTATTCAAAAAGCAGACAAGAAGACAATG GAGTGGTTCACGTGCATCGAGCACTACCATCGCAGCTGCATCACCATCACAGAGCTGGTGGTCGGGAACGAGTACTTCTTCAGGATCTACTCAGAGAATATGTGTGGCCTGAGCGAGACCGCCACCCAAACCAAAAAGAGCGCCCTCATCATGAAAGAAG GCTTGCAGGTGAAGACGCCCGAGTACAACGACCACGACTTCAAGGAGGCGCCAAAGTTCACGCAGCCGCTGATCCACACTTCTGCCGTCGCGGGCTACAATGCTACTCTGAACTGTAGTGTCCGAGCCAACCCAAGG CCCAAAGTCGTCTGGATGAAGAATAAGATCATGATTGTCGACGATCCGCGCTACCGCATGTTTAGCAACCAGGGAGTATGTACCCTGGAGATCAGAAAGCCCAGCCCCTATGACGGTGGCCTGTACACCTGCAAGGCCGTCAACGACCTGGGAGAGGCCCAAGTGGAGTGCaagctggaggtcaaag GGGGCTTCACCTTCTACGAACTCATGCAACGCGGCGTGCCCCTCAACCTGATTGACAAGTACCTGAGTGAGGTGAAGGTTGTCGAGCAGgagaagtaa
- the mybpc1 gene encoding myosin-binding protein C, slow-type isoform X8 → MPEPTKKDEMTNGQPEVWSLGEGQNPDELDKPINTPPLSILLIEKPQGGTIPVGADISFVAKVECKDLLRKPTIKWFKGKWMDLASKTGKHLQLKETFDRLTKIHTFEMHIIKAKENYAGNYRCEVTYKDKFDSCSFDLEIKEAEQGSQNIDIRSAFKRSSEGQEDAGELDFSGLLKHREPRQDDTPEVDVWDILKNARPDEYEKIAFMYGITDLRGLLKRMKKIPKEEKKSEAFAKKLEPAYQADKGGKIRLVVDLADPTVDLKWYKNGQEIRPSPKYIFEHKGTQRIMVINNCSMNDDAAYSVAAGDEKCSTELFVKELPVKIVKGIEKVNTTVNERIELECEVSEEGAQVKWMKNGVEVPTGVRSRYRVKSEGTKHFLVIDDASREDTGTYSIMATGGTSEARVQVDLKPLKIFKDLQDITVKLGQPFNMHCEIFPGNVPGRWYRNGQLIQPNDRINIIHKHKVHQLEVATCSLHDAGDYTFVPEGYSQSLSAKIHIIDPPRVHLDSLNLPEQTMTIVAGNKLRLEVPITGEPAPRVVWMKGERVILESGNRVRAETYGDQTSLTIDVTEREDTGNYKIVLQNEAGEATASIKIKVVDIPDPPEAPLVPVVGGDWCSMTWEPPKYDGASPILGYFIERKKKQSSRWMRLNFDLIKELLFEPKKMIEGVPYEVRIFAVNAIGVSKPSEPSKAFTPLAVTSEPTMLVVDDVTDTSVTVKWRPPETIGAAGLDGYLVEYCIEGTDDWVTSNTELTEKTKHTITGLTPGTKILIRVKAINAAGASTPRTLQHSVMVKEVIEPPKIRVPRHLKQTYTRRVGEAVNLVVPFMGKPRPKVLWLKDGKPIEPSHVNIRNTECDSIIFIRKAERSHSGKYEMAVQVDNHVDTAIIDIQIIDLPGPPQSITIEDVWGGNVALVWTPPKDNGNAPIIGYTIQKADKKTMEWFTCIEHYHRSCITITELVVGNEYFFRIYSENMCGLSETATQTKKSALIMKEGLQVKTPEYNDHDFKEAPKFTQPLIHTSAVAGYNATLNCSVRANPRPKVVWMKNKIMIVDDPRYRMFSNQGVCTLEIRKPSPYDGGLYTCKAVNDLGEAQVECKLEVKGGFTFYELMQRGVPLNLIDKYLSEVKVVEQEK, encoded by the exons ATGCCAGAGCCCACAAAGAAAG ATGAGATGACCAACGGCCAGCCAGAAG TGTGGTCTCTGGGAGAAGGCCAGAACCCGGATGAGCTGGACAAACCCATTAACACCCCGCCGCTCTCCATCCTGCTGATAGAGAAACCTCAAGGTGGCACCATCCCAGTGG GAGCCGACATCAGCTTCGTGGCCAAGGTGGAGTGCAAAGATCTCCTCCGCAAACCCACCATCAAGTGGTTCAAAGGGAAGTGGATGGATCTGGCCAGCAAAACAGGGAAGCACCTGCAGCTGAAAGAGACCTTCGACCGACTCACCAAG ATCCACACATTTGAGATGCACATCATCAAGGCCAAAGAGAACTATGCCGGGAATTACAGGTGCGAGGTCACCTACAAGGACAAGTTTGACAGCTGTTCCTTTGACCTGGAAATTAAAG AAGCTGAGCAGGGCTCACAGAATATTGATATCCGATCAGCTTTCAAAAGAAG CAGTGAAGGACAAGAGGATGCAGGCGAGCTTGACTTTAGTGGTCTCCTTAAACATAG GGAGCCGAGACAGGACGACACCCCAGAGGTGGACGTGTGGGATATCCTGAAGAACGCCCGGCCCGACGAGTACGAGAAGATCGCCTTCATGTACGGCATCACAGATCTGAGGGGTCTgctgaagaggatgaagaagatcccgaaagaggagaagaagagcgaAG cTTTTGCAAAAAAGCTGGAGCCGGCATACCAGGCGGACAAAGGTGGGAAGATCCGCCTGGTGGTCGACCTCGCCGACCCCACTGTTGATCTGAAGTGGTACAAGAACGGACAGGAGATCAGGCCCTCTCCCAA GTATATTTTTGAGCATAAGGGAACACAGAGGATTATGGTCATCAACAACTGCAGCATGAACGACGACGCAGCCTAttctgtggctgcaggagacGAGAAGTGCTCCACCGAGCTGTTTGTCAAAG AGTTGCCAGTTAAGATAGTTAAAGGTATTGAGAAGGTGAATACGACAGTGAATGAGAGGATCGAGCTGGAGTGTGAGGTGTCAGAGGAAGGTGCTCAGGTCAAATG GATGAAGAACGGTGTTGAGGTTCCCACAGGAGTGCGTTCCAGATACCGAGTCAAGTCCGAGGGAACCAAACACTTCTTGGTGATCGACGACGCCTCCAGAGAGGACACTGGGACATACTCCATTATGGCCACTGGGGGCACATCTGAGGCTCGTGTACAAGTCGACT TGAAACCACTGAAGATCTTCAAGGACCTGCAGGATATCACAGTGAAGCTGGGTCAACCATTCAACATGCACTGTGAGATCTTCCCTGGCAACGTCCCAGGCCGCTGGTACAGGAATGGACAGCTGATCCAGCCCAATGACCGCATCAACATCATCCACAAACATAA GGTCCACCAACTTGAAGTTGCGACTTGCTCTCTCCATGATGCAGGAGATTACACTTTTGTACCTGAGGGATATTCACAGAGCCTCTCTGCCAAAATTCACATCATTG ACCCTCCCAGAGTGCACTTGGACAGCCTGAACTTACCGGAACAAACCATGACGATTGTGGCAGGGAACAAACTTCGCTTGGAGGTCCCCATCACTGGAGAACCAGCGCCCAGAGTGGTGTGGATGAAGGGAGAGCGG GTCATTCTGGAGTCAGGCAACCGTGTCCGAGCTGAAACGTACGGCGATCAGACCAGCCTTACAATCGAcgtcacagagagggaggacacaGGGAACTACAAGATCGTCCTGCAGAATGAGGCCGGCGAGGCCACGGCCAGCATCAAGATCAAGGTTGTAG ACATTCCTGACCCTCCGGAGGCTCCCTTGGTTCCAGTGGTTGGGGGGGATTGGTGCTCTATGACATGGGAACCACCGAAATATGACGGGGCTTCGCCAATATTAG GCTACTTCAtcgagaggaagaagaaacagagcTCCAGATGGATGAGACTGAACTTCGACCTGATCAAAGAACTATTATTCGAACCCAAGAAGATGATTGAAGGCGTGCCGTATGAAGTGCGGATCTTTGCGGTCAATGCCATCGGCGTGTCCAAGCCCAGCGAACCATCCAAAGCCTTCACTCCCCTCG CTGTGACCAGTGAGCCCACCATGCTGGTTGTGGACGATGTGACGGACACCTCAGTAACTGTAAAGTGGCGTCCTCCTGAGACCATCGGAGCTGCCGGTCTGGATGGATACTTGGTGGAGTACTGCATAGAAGGAA CTGATGATTGGGTGACATCCAACACTGAGCTGACAGAGAAAACGAAGCATACCATCACTGGACTCACTCCAGGCACCAAAATCTTAATTCGAGTCAAAGCCATCAATGCTGCAGGTGCGAGCACTCCCCGGACCCTCCAGCACTCCGTCATGGTCAAAGAGGTCATTG aaCCGCCCAAGATCCGGGTCCCCCGCCACTTGAAGCAAACGTACACTCGTAGAGTCGGGGAAGCGGTCAACCTCGTGGTGCCATTTATG GGCAAACCCAGGCCAAAGGTCCTGTGGTTGAAGGACGGGAAGCCCATAGAGCCTTCCCACGTCAACATCCGCAACACAGAGTGCGACAGCATCATCTTCATCCGTAAGGCAGAGCGCAGCCACTCTGGGAAGTACGAGATGGCAGTGCAGGTTGATAACCACGTGGACACAGCCATTATTGACATACAAATCATAG ACCTTCCTGGACCTCCTCAGTCCATCACAATTGAAGATGTATGGGGAGGGAATGTGGCTCTGGTGTGGACTCCCCCAAAAGACAATGGCAATGCCCCAATCATTGGCTACACTATTCAAAAAGCAGACAAGAAGACAATG GAGTGGTTCACGTGCATCGAGCACTACCATCGCAGCTGCATCACCATCACAGAGCTGGTGGTCGGGAACGAGTACTTCTTCAGGATCTACTCAGAGAATATGTGTGGCCTGAGCGAGACCGCCACCCAAACCAAAAAGAGCGCCCTCATCATGAAAGAAG GCTTGCAGGTGAAGACGCCCGAGTACAACGACCACGACTTCAAGGAGGCGCCAAAGTTCACGCAGCCGCTGATCCACACTTCTGCCGTCGCGGGCTACAATGCTACTCTGAACTGTAGTGTCCGAGCCAACCCAAGG CCCAAAGTCGTCTGGATGAAGAATAAGATCATGATTGTCGACGATCCGCGCTACCGCATGTTTAGCAACCAGGGAGTATGTACCCTGGAGATCAGAAAGCCCAGCCCCTATGACGGTGGCCTGTACACCTGCAAGGCCGTCAACGACCTGGGAGAGGCCCAAGTGGAGTGCaagctggaggtcaaag GGGGCTTCACCTTCTACGAACTCATGCAACGCGGCGTGCCCCTCAACCTGATTGACAAGTACCTGAGTGAGGTGAAGGTTGTCGAGCAGgagaagtaa
- the mybpc1 gene encoding myosin-binding protein C, slow-type isoform X6, translating into MPEPTKKDEMTNGQPEDDDHEAATTPSPTPQAEDVHSVKKLSVDLPNDSVHVSAKGRKDSVWSLGEGQNPDELDKPINTPPLSILLIEKPQGGTIPVGADISFVAKVECKDLLRKPTIKWFKGKWMDLASKTGKHLQLKETFDRLTKIHTFEMHIIKAKENYAGNYRCEVTYKDKFDSCSFDLEIKEAEQGSQNIDIRSAFKRSSEGQEDAGELDFSGLLKHREPRQDDTPEVDVWDILKNARPDEYEKIAFMYGITDLRGLLKRMKKIPKEEKKSEAFAKKLEPAYQADKGGKIRLVVDLADPTVDLKWYKNGQEIRPSPKYIFEHKGTQRIMVINNCSMNDDAAYSVAAGDEKCSTELFVKELPVKIVKGIEKVNTTVNERIELECEVSEEGAQVKWMKNGVEVPTGVRSRYRVKSEGTKHFLVIDDASREDTGTYSIMATGGTSEARVQVDLKPLKIFKDLQDITVKLGQPFNMHCEIFPGNVPGRWYRNGQLIQPNDRINIIHKHKVHQLEVATCSLHDAGDYTFVPEGYSQSLSAKIHIIDPPRVHLDSLNLPEQTMTIVAGNKLRLEVPITGEPAPRVVWMKGERVILESGNRVRAETYGDQTSLTIDVTEREDTGNYKIVLQNEAGEATASIKIKVVDIPDPPEAPLVPVVGGDWCSMTWEPPKYDGASPILGYFIERKKKQSSRWMRLNFDLIKELLFEPKKMIEGVPYEVRIFAVNAIGVSKPSEPSKAFTPLAVTSEPTMLVVDDVTDTSVTVKWRPPETIGAAGLDGYLVEYCIEGTDDWVTSNTELTEKTKHTITGLTPGTKILIRVKAINAAGASTPRTLQHSVMVKEVIEPPKIRVPRHLKQTYTRRVGEAVNLVVPFMGKPRPKVLWLKDGKPIEPSHVNIRNTECDSIIFIRKAERSHSGKYEMAVQVDNHVDTAIIDIQIIDLPGPPQSITIEDVWGGNVALVWTPPKDNGNAPIIGYTIQKADKKTMEWFTCIEHYHRSCITITELVVGNEYFFRIYSENMCGLSETATQTKKSALIMKEGLQVKTPEYNDHDFKEAPKFTQPLIHTSAVAGYNATLNCSVRANPRPKVVWMKNKIMIVDDPRYRMFSNQGVCTLEIRKPSPYDGGLYTCKAVNDLGEAQVECKLEVKGGFTFYELMQRGVPLNLIDKYLSEVKVVEQEK; encoded by the exons ATGCCAGAGCCCACAAAGAAAG ATGAGATGACCAACGGCCAGCCAGAAG ATGACGATCATGAAGCCGCCACTACCCCGTCCCCGACCCCCCAAGCAG AAGATGTCCATTCAGTCAAGAAACTCTCAGTTGATCTGCCTA ATGATAGCGTCCATGTGTCAGCCAAGGGGAGAAAAGACTCAG TGTGGTCTCTGGGAGAAGGCCAGAACCCGGATGAGCTGGACAAACCCATTAACACCCCGCCGCTCTCCATCCTGCTGATAGAGAAACCTCAAGGTGGCACCATCCCAGTGG GAGCCGACATCAGCTTCGTGGCCAAGGTGGAGTGCAAAGATCTCCTCCGCAAACCCACCATCAAGTGGTTCAAAGGGAAGTGGATGGATCTGGCCAGCAAAACAGGGAAGCACCTGCAGCTGAAAGAGACCTTCGACCGACTCACCAAG ATCCACACATTTGAGATGCACATCATCAAGGCCAAAGAGAACTATGCCGGGAATTACAGGTGCGAGGTCACCTACAAGGACAAGTTTGACAGCTGTTCCTTTGACCTGGAAATTAAAG AAGCTGAGCAGGGCTCACAGAATATTGATATCCGATCAGCTTTCAAAAGAAG CAGTGAAGGACAAGAGGATGCAGGCGAGCTTGACTTTAGTGGTCTCCTTAAACATAG GGAGCCGAGACAGGACGACACCCCAGAGGTGGACGTGTGGGATATCCTGAAGAACGCCCGGCCCGACGAGTACGAGAAGATCGCCTTCATGTACGGCATCACAGATCTGAGGGGTCTgctgaagaggatgaagaagatcccgaaagaggagaagaagagcgaAG cTTTTGCAAAAAAGCTGGAGCCGGCATACCAGGCGGACAAAGGTGGGAAGATCCGCCTGGTGGTCGACCTCGCCGACCCCACTGTTGATCTGAAGTGGTACAAGAACGGACAGGAGATCAGGCCCTCTCCCAA GTATATTTTTGAGCATAAGGGAACACAGAGGATTATGGTCATCAACAACTGCAGCATGAACGACGACGCAGCCTAttctgtggctgcaggagacGAGAAGTGCTCCACCGAGCTGTTTGTCAAAG AGTTGCCAGTTAAGATAGTTAAAGGTATTGAGAAGGTGAATACGACAGTGAATGAGAGGATCGAGCTGGAGTGTGAGGTGTCAGAGGAAGGTGCTCAGGTCAAATG GATGAAGAACGGTGTTGAGGTTCCCACAGGAGTGCGTTCCAGATACCGAGTCAAGTCCGAGGGAACCAAACACTTCTTGGTGATCGACGACGCCTCCAGAGAGGACACTGGGACATACTCCATTATGGCCACTGGGGGCACATCTGAGGCTCGTGTACAAGTCGACT TGAAACCACTGAAGATCTTCAAGGACCTGCAGGATATCACAGTGAAGCTGGGTCAACCATTCAACATGCACTGTGAGATCTTCCCTGGCAACGTCCCAGGCCGCTGGTACAGGAATGGACAGCTGATCCAGCCCAATGACCGCATCAACATCATCCACAAACATAA GGTCCACCAACTTGAAGTTGCGACTTGCTCTCTCCATGATGCAGGAGATTACACTTTTGTACCTGAGGGATATTCACAGAGCCTCTCTGCCAAAATTCACATCATTG ACCCTCCCAGAGTGCACTTGGACAGCCTGAACTTACCGGAACAAACCATGACGATTGTGGCAGGGAACAAACTTCGCTTGGAGGTCCCCATCACTGGAGAACCAGCGCCCAGAGTGGTGTGGATGAAGGGAGAGCGG GTCATTCTGGAGTCAGGCAACCGTGTCCGAGCTGAAACGTACGGCGATCAGACCAGCCTTACAATCGAcgtcacagagagggaggacacaGGGAACTACAAGATCGTCCTGCAGAATGAGGCCGGCGAGGCCACGGCCAGCATCAAGATCAAGGTTGTAG ACATTCCTGACCCTCCGGAGGCTCCCTTGGTTCCAGTGGTTGGGGGGGATTGGTGCTCTATGACATGGGAACCACCGAAATATGACGGGGCTTCGCCAATATTAG GCTACTTCAtcgagaggaagaagaaacagagcTCCAGATGGATGAGACTGAACTTCGACCTGATCAAAGAACTATTATTCGAACCCAAGAAGATGATTGAAGGCGTGCCGTATGAAGTGCGGATCTTTGCGGTCAATGCCATCGGCGTGTCCAAGCCCAGCGAACCATCCAAAGCCTTCACTCCCCTCG CTGTGACCAGTGAGCCCACCATGCTGGTTGTGGACGATGTGACGGACACCTCAGTAACTGTAAAGTGGCGTCCTCCTGAGACCATCGGAGCTGCCGGTCTGGATGGATACTTGGTGGAGTACTGCATAGAAGGAA CTGATGATTGGGTGACATCCAACACTGAGCTGACAGAGAAAACGAAGCATACCATCACTGGACTCACTCCAGGCACCAAAATCTTAATTCGAGTCAAAGCCATCAATGCTGCAGGTGCGAGCACTCCCCGGACCCTCCAGCACTCCGTCATGGTCAAAGAGGTCATTG aaCCGCCCAAGATCCGGGTCCCCCGCCACTTGAAGCAAACGTACACTCGTAGAGTCGGGGAAGCGGTCAACCTCGTGGTGCCATTTATG GGCAAACCCAGGCCAAAGGTCCTGTGGTTGAAGGACGGGAAGCCCATAGAGCCTTCCCACGTCAACATCCGCAACACAGAGTGCGACAGCATCATCTTCATCCGTAAGGCAGAGCGCAGCCACTCTGGGAAGTACGAGATGGCAGTGCAGGTTGATAACCACGTGGACACAGCCATTATTGACATACAAATCATAG ACCTTCCTGGACCTCCTCAGTCCATCACAATTGAAGATGTATGGGGAGGGAATGTGGCTCTGGTGTGGACTCCCCCAAAAGACAATGGCAATGCCCCAATCATTGGCTACACTATTCAAAAAGCAGACAAGAAGACAATG GAGTGGTTCACGTGCATCGAGCACTACCATCGCAGCTGCATCACCATCACAGAGCTGGTGGTCGGGAACGAGTACTTCTTCAGGATCTACTCAGAGAATATGTGTGGCCTGAGCGAGACCGCCACCCAAACCAAAAAGAGCGCCCTCATCATGAAAGAAG GCTTGCAGGTGAAGACGCCCGAGTACAACGACCACGACTTCAAGGAGGCGCCAAAGTTCACGCAGCCGCTGATCCACACTTCTGCCGTCGCGGGCTACAATGCTACTCTGAACTGTAGTGTCCGAGCCAACCCAAGG CCCAAAGTCGTCTGGATGAAGAATAAGATCATGATTGTCGACGATCCGCGCTACCGCATGTTTAGCAACCAGGGAGTATGTACCCTGGAGATCAGAAAGCCCAGCCCCTATGACGGTGGCCTGTACACCTGCAAGGCCGTCAACGACCTGGGAGAGGCCCAAGTGGAGTGCaagctggaggtcaaag GGGGCTTCACCTTCTACGAACTCATGCAACGCGGCGTGCCCCTCAACCTGATTGACAAGTACCTGAGTGAGGTGAAGGTTGTCGAGCAGgagaagtaa